A region from the Ralstonia pickettii genome encodes:
- a CDS encoding GntR family transcriptional regulator: MTPRLPKYLELADRIRLDILHGALPAGSIAPSENEVAQRYGVSRLTARRTLNELAARGLLKRSRGQRSVVLDRVGPHRPVLYAPGQSDAALEYVPGAVYTVGAFRLEPADDTVAAALDLSVGAPVAFVERRALVAGQSIMLLRTWLTSRLAAMLEARDFEDRLFVQVFQRANLTIARSREAPLACVADAHQAAQLGVDAGVPLVRVRRIGYSVADTPISLTYCDFSPERYTREVDIRVLQND; encoded by the coding sequence ATGACGCCCCGCCTGCCCAAATACCTCGAACTGGCCGACCGCATTCGGCTCGACATCCTGCACGGAGCGCTGCCGGCCGGCAGCATCGCGCCCAGCGAGAATGAAGTCGCTCAGCGCTACGGTGTATCCCGACTGACGGCGCGCCGGACGCTGAATGAGCTGGCGGCACGCGGGCTGCTCAAGCGGTCGCGCGGGCAGCGCAGCGTGGTGCTCGATCGCGTGGGGCCGCATCGGCCGGTGCTGTATGCACCGGGCCAGTCTGACGCCGCGCTGGAATATGTGCCAGGCGCCGTCTATACGGTCGGTGCATTTCGGCTGGAACCGGCCGACGACACCGTGGCTGCCGCACTCGACCTGTCGGTGGGCGCACCGGTGGCGTTTGTCGAGCGCCGAGCCCTGGTGGCAGGGCAGTCCATCATGCTGCTGCGTACCTGGCTGACGTCGCGGCTGGCGGCGATGCTGGAGGCGCGCGACTTTGAAGATCGCCTGTTCGTGCAGGTGTTTCAGCGCGCCAATCTGACAATCGCGCGCTCGCGCGAGGCACCGCTGGCTTGTGTGGCCGACGCCCACCAGGCTGCGCAGCTGGGTGTGGATGCAGGCGTGCCGCTGGTGCGCGTGCGCCGCATCGGCTACAGCGTGGCGGACACGCCGATCTCCCTCACGTACTGCGATTTTTCGCCCGAGCGCTACACGCGCGAAGTCGACATCCGGGTGCTTCAAAACGACTGA
- a CDS encoding porin: MQLKRRFSLAVLAAAAGLTAGAAQAQSSVTLYGQVDAWAGATKNLGQDRAWGVNSGGMSTSYWGLKGSEDLGNGLKAIFTLEAFFRPDTGKSGRFDGDHFFARNSFVGLQSNSWGSIKLGRNTPPYFVSTILFNPFIDSYTFSPMVFHTYLGNGRSGAAGISGLVGDSGWDNSIMYSTPDMGGLTGTLIYGAGEQAGHNGQNKWGGSLLYFRGNFAATAAFQQVRYDNAPGDLNSLVAGFSRQTAGQLGATYDFGVVKLYGQYQYIKNTISTGDAKSNGGQLGVSIPVGPGSILASYAYTKTSGAADVKRNTWAVGYDYSLSKRTDVYAAYFRDKVSDLSTADTFGVGIRAKF, from the coding sequence ATGCAACTCAAGCGACGTTTTTCGCTGGCCGTGCTGGCTGCCGCCGCCGGTTTGACAGCAGGCGCAGCGCAGGCCCAATCGTCTGTGACGCTGTACGGCCAGGTGGATGCCTGGGCGGGCGCCACCAAGAACCTGGGCCAGGACCGCGCCTGGGGTGTCAATTCGGGCGGTATGTCGACGTCGTACTGGGGCCTGAAGGGCAGCGAAGATCTCGGCAACGGCCTGAAGGCGATCTTCACGCTGGAGGCGTTCTTCCGCCCCGATACGGGCAAGTCCGGCCGTTTTGACGGCGACCACTTCTTCGCACGTAATTCGTTTGTCGGCCTGCAGTCCAATAGCTGGGGCTCGATCAAGCTGGGCCGCAACACGCCGCCGTACTTCGTTTCGACGATCCTGTTCAACCCGTTCATCGATTCGTACACGTTCTCGCCGATGGTGTTCCACACCTACCTCGGCAATGGCCGTTCGGGCGCTGCGGGCATCTCGGGCCTTGTGGGGGATTCGGGCTGGGACAACTCGATCATGTATTCCACGCCGGACATGGGCGGCCTGACGGGCACCCTGATCTACGGCGCAGGCGAGCAAGCCGGCCACAACGGTCAGAACAAGTGGGGCGGCAGCCTGCTGTACTTCCGCGGCAATTTTGCAGCGACGGCGGCGTTCCAGCAGGTGCGCTACGACAACGCGCCGGGCGACCTGAACAGCCTGGTGGCTGGCTTCTCGCGCCAGACGGCGGGGCAGCTGGGCGCGACGTATGACTTTGGCGTGGTCAAGCTGTACGGCCAATACCAGTACATCAAGAACACGATCAGCACGGGCGACGCCAAGAGCAACGGCGGCCAGCTCGGCGTGTCGATCCCGGTTGGCCCCGGCAGCATCCTGGCCTCGTACGCGTACACGAAGACGTCGGGCGCCGCAGACGTGAAGCGCAACACCTGGGCAGTCGGTTACGACTATTCGCTGTCCAAGCGCACCGATGTGTATGCGGCGTATTTCCGCGACAAGGTTTCGGATCTGTCGACGGCCGACACCTTCGGCGTAGGCATCCGCGCAAAGTTCTAA
- a CDS encoding H-NS histone family protein, with translation MATYKELIAQKAKLEEQIETARAKELEAVIQQVRQTVAEYGLTAEDLGLAQRRGRRAGAKAPVPPKYRDPKTGATWSGRGRAPAWIGKNRDKFLIA, from the coding sequence ATGGCGACATACAAGGAATTGATTGCACAAAAGGCCAAACTGGAAGAGCAGATCGAAACTGCGCGCGCCAAAGAGCTGGAAGCGGTTATCCAGCAAGTGCGTCAGACGGTTGCCGAATATGGCCTGACGGCTGAAGACCTGGGCTTGGCCCAGCGTCGCGGCCGCCGTGCCGGTGCCAAGGCCCCGGTGCCGCCCAAGTATCGCGACCCGAAGACCGGTGCGACGTGGTCCGGCCGCGGCCGTGCGCCGGCCTGGATCGGCAAGAACCGCGATAAATTCCTGATCGCCTGA
- a CDS encoding putative bifunctional diguanylate cyclase/phosphodiesterase encodes MQDENSYPLSAQSLPVPLYVVLEGRIVFANAAGVCILRALSVDQLLGEPFSRFFQDLPAWLEPPSKQDADPTQPHAGVTPDAQLVAGICAGNSREVVSVRLTVTPTRFDGLPAQQVVVHGLPLPLDAQLPGKAGERVLSADAIGAALPHEHLDHLLSTLPSAASLGERLHAALRALEAALPAALCVVVRVVSGRARLYGTQRARARLALHDGHAANLSSAAQGEVDIGLAGIAPLLNELAPIELVREANAPAALREALIPMVDTAQLAWLCRIPAQHGGMAVADDLLCLFFPAPNPPDDATLRAECGCYIAALVKLLRLENEYRQSRELRDQYRLVVNHLSEGVLTLSTDGRVLSYNRSAAEILRMSGASWKGRPRVALSDMMLGEDGAILPRAAWPSTLAARTGRAISNVVVGVPAGNGQIVWLRESVLPMFSPDSASPHAVLVIFTDITAERSAYEQLRLLETKDSLTGLPNRAAFIERLDARLALPSTGESALLYIGLDHFKTVNEAIGHHMGNQVLNMAAQRIRGQAGQRALLARLGGDQFCVAIDDPNAAATLAQQVLDALASPFTGGEREVHLSASIGLAAYPEDGGDAATLVSHAEAAMYRAKESGRARIARYSRALETQMLRRFTLNERMRRALGRGQVRLVYQPKYALHSGELVAVEALMRWSDPELGAVSPSEFIDVAEESGYILELGRWALMQACAQGEAWARKFGFAGRMAVNVSARQCDAGVIERDVDEALKASGMAPGRLELELTESVLLADRQSTQRLLMSLAARGVRISLDDFGIGFSSLSYLRSLPIHNIKIDRSFISGVPGVADCVALTKTIIAMARALNMTVTAEGVETPEQTAFLTAHACDEVQGFLFGRPLEVSALEELLRTRSRAQA; translated from the coding sequence ATGCAAGACGAAAATTCCTACCCGTTGTCAGCGCAAAGCCTTCCGGTTCCGCTCTATGTGGTGCTCGAAGGCCGCATCGTCTTTGCCAATGCTGCAGGCGTTTGCATCCTGCGAGCGCTCTCGGTCGACCAACTGCTGGGCGAGCCCTTCTCGCGCTTCTTCCAGGACTTGCCCGCGTGGCTGGAGCCCCCCAGCAAACAAGACGCCGACCCAACGCAGCCCCACGCCGGAGTCACGCCGGACGCGCAGCTCGTCGCCGGCATCTGCGCCGGCAATTCCCGCGAGGTCGTCAGTGTCCGCCTGACGGTCACACCCACCCGTTTTGACGGCTTGCCAGCGCAGCAGGTCGTCGTACACGGGCTGCCGCTGCCGCTCGATGCGCAACTCCCGGGCAAGGCCGGCGAGCGCGTGCTGAGCGCAGACGCCATCGGCGCCGCGTTGCCGCACGAGCATCTCGACCATCTGCTTTCCACGCTGCCTTCCGCCGCGTCGCTTGGGGAGCGGCTGCATGCAGCGCTGCGCGCGCTCGAAGCCGCCTTGCCAGCGGCCTTGTGCGTGGTGGTGCGTGTCGTTTCCGGCCGGGCGCGGCTCTATGGCACACAGCGCGCCCGCGCGCGGTTGGCTCTGCACGACGGCCATGCGGCGAATCTGTCGTCCGCAGCCCAGGGCGAGGTCGATATTGGACTGGCCGGCATTGCGCCGTTACTCAATGAGTTGGCCCCGATCGAACTGGTTCGCGAAGCCAACGCGCCCGCCGCGCTGCGCGAAGCGCTCATCCCCATGGTGGACACCGCGCAGCTGGCATGGCTGTGCCGCATCCCGGCCCAGCACGGCGGCATGGCCGTCGCCGACGATCTGCTGTGCCTTTTCTTTCCAGCACCCAACCCGCCCGATGACGCAACGCTGCGTGCGGAGTGCGGCTGCTACATCGCCGCCCTGGTCAAGCTGCTGCGCCTGGAGAATGAATATCGCCAGTCCCGCGAGCTGCGCGATCAGTATCGGCTGGTGGTCAACCACCTGAGCGAAGGCGTGCTGACGCTCTCCACCGATGGCCGCGTGCTGTCGTACAACCGCAGCGCGGCAGAGATCCTGCGCATGTCGGGCGCCTCATGGAAAGGCCGCCCGCGTGTGGCGCTGAGCGACATGATGCTGGGCGAAGACGGCGCCATCCTGCCGCGCGCCGCATGGCCCTCCACGCTGGCCGCGCGCACGGGGCGCGCCATCAGCAACGTCGTCGTGGGCGTGCCTGCAGGCAATGGACAGATCGTGTGGCTGCGCGAATCGGTGCTGCCGATGTTCTCGCCGGACAGCGCCTCACCGCACGCGGTGCTGGTCATCTTTACCGACATCACGGCCGAGCGCTCCGCCTACGAGCAACTGCGCCTGCTGGAAACCAAGGATTCGCTCACGGGACTGCCCAATCGCGCCGCGTTCATCGAGCGGCTGGATGCGCGGCTGGCACTGCCCTCCACCGGGGAATCGGCGCTCCTGTATATCGGGCTTGACCACTTCAAGACCGTCAACGAGGCGATCGGGCACCACATGGGCAACCAGGTGCTGAACATGGCGGCGCAACGCATCCGGGGGCAGGCGGGCCAGCGTGCACTGCTAGCCCGCCTGGGCGGCGACCAGTTCTGCGTGGCCATCGATGATCCAAACGCCGCCGCTACGCTCGCGCAGCAGGTGCTCGACGCGCTCGCCAGCCCCTTTACCGGCGGCGAGCGCGAAGTGCACCTGTCGGCCAGCATCGGCCTGGCAGCCTACCCGGAAGACGGGGGCGATGCGGCCACACTCGTCAGCCATGCCGAAGCCGCCATGTACCGCGCCAAGGAGAGCGGACGCGCACGCATCGCTCGTTATTCGCGTGCGCTGGAAACGCAGATGCTGCGCCGCTTCACACTCAACGAGCGCATGCGGCGGGCACTGGGGCGCGGGCAGGTGCGGCTGGTGTATCAGCCAAAGTACGCACTGCATTCAGGCGAGCTGGTGGCAGTTGAAGCGCTGATGCGGTGGTCCGACCCTGAGTTGGGCGCCGTGTCACCGAGCGAGTTCATCGACGTGGCGGAGGAGTCCGGCTACATCCTCGAACTCGGCCGCTGGGCGCTCATGCAGGCGTGCGCGCAGGGCGAAGCATGGGCCCGCAAGTTCGGCTTCGCGGGACGCATGGCGGTGAATGTGTCTGCGCGGCAATGCGATGCCGGTGTGATCGAGCGCGACGTTGACGAGGCGCTCAAGGCCTCGGGCATGGCGCCGGGCCGGCTCGAGCTGGAATTGACGGAAAGCGTGCTACTGGCCGACCGTCAATCGACACAACGGCTGCTGATGAGCCTGGCCGCGCGGGGCGTACGCATCTCGCTCGATGATTTCGGCATCGGATTCTCGTCGCTGTCGTATCTTCGCAGCTTGCCCATTCACAACATCAAGATCGATCGCTCGTTCATCAGCGGCGTGCCCGGGGTGGCGGACTGCGTGGCGCTCACCAAGACGATCATTGCGATGGCGCGCGCGCTGAACATGACCGTCACGGCCGAAGGTGTGGAGACGCCCGAGCAAACCGCCTTCCTGACCGCGCATGCGTGCGACGAAGTGCAGGGATTTCTCTTCGGACGCCCACTGGAAGTGTCGGCCCTGGAAGAGTTGCTCCGCACCCGAAGCCGCGCACAGGCATAA
- a CDS encoding OmpW/AlkL family protein — MKYTRAAMLLSIAATSLAHAQSAGQWVVNAGWMHLAPQDSSQPLTVHALGQSAEVPGSGSTLANANTFALTTRYFVTDHVALETVLGVPPKLHLSGTGSLAPVGELGTARAWSPAAQVQYHFGEPNARVRPYLGVGLGYVWYRDIELSRPLATGQILASPTTGSMLVGSTTASLSKSFAPIVNAGLTYNLDAHWSIGASVSYMWLSTKATLTTQAPVGTVTTTTKVRINPLASFLSVGYRF, encoded by the coding sequence ATGAAGTACACACGCGCGGCAATGCTGTTGTCGATCGCGGCGACCTCGCTCGCTCATGCGCAATCGGCAGGGCAGTGGGTCGTCAATGCAGGCTGGATGCATCTCGCCCCTCAAGATTCCAGCCAACCGCTGACGGTGCATGCACTCGGTCAATCGGCCGAGGTGCCCGGCAGCGGGTCGACGCTGGCCAACGCCAATACCTTCGCGCTCACCACACGGTATTTCGTCACGGATCATGTGGCCCTGGAAACGGTGCTTGGCGTTCCGCCCAAGCTGCACCTGAGCGGAACCGGATCACTCGCACCGGTTGGTGAGTTGGGCACCGCCCGGGCATGGAGCCCGGCTGCGCAAGTGCAATACCACTTTGGTGAACCGAATGCGCGCGTGAGGCCGTACCTTGGCGTGGGGCTTGGCTATGTCTGGTATCGGGATATCGAGTTGAGCCGGCCGTTGGCAACCGGGCAGATTCTCGCCTCGCCAACCACGGGCTCCATGTTGGTCGGCTCGACCACGGCATCGCTCAGCAAATCGTTCGCCCCCATCGTCAATGCCGGCTTGACTTACAACCTCGACGCCCATTGGTCGATCGGCGCATCGGTGTCGTATATGTGGCTATCCACCAAGGCGACGCTGACGACGCAGGCGCCAGTGGGCACCGTAACAACGACGACCAAGGTGCGGATCAACCCGTTGGCGAGCTTTCTGTCGGTGGGGTATCGCTTCTGA
- a CDS encoding LuxR C-terminal-related transcriptional regulator produces MKSIVVEAHPLVRAGATHVLQSLPAITEVVSVEPDEALFENLAAHADAELALIGLPLPGIDDLPALSRLLQQPHPRHVAVLGETDSAAHVRTLMQLNVSAYLLKSYSGKLIAAALELVLAGGRYVPASIVLTRPEANAAGSSSGNGNDDCALLGLTQRQYEILVLLSRGHPVKTISRMLSISEATTKAHINALYRRLEVRSRTEAVFVATQRGAMLLNQPNIGAETASTPAPPLRLARTG; encoded by the coding sequence GTGAAATCAATCGTAGTGGAGGCACACCCTTTGGTGCGTGCCGGCGCGACCCATGTGTTGCAATCCCTGCCGGCCATTACCGAGGTGGTCAGCGTCGAGCCGGACGAAGCCCTCTTTGAAAATCTTGCGGCGCATGCGGACGCCGAATTGGCCCTGATCGGCCTGCCCTTGCCCGGCATCGACGATCTGCCGGCCCTCTCGCGACTGTTGCAGCAGCCCCATCCCCGACACGTTGCCGTGCTCGGCGAAACCGATTCCGCCGCGCATGTGCGCACGCTGATGCAATTGAATGTTTCGGCATATCTGCTGAAAAGCTATTCCGGCAAATTGATTGCGGCAGCATTGGAATTGGTGCTTGCGGGCGGCCGTTATGTGCCGGCATCGATTGTGCTGACACGGCCTGAAGCCAATGCGGCAGGTTCTTCCAGCGGAAATGGTAATGACGATTGCGCCTTGCTCGGCCTGACACAGCGTCAATATGAGATTCTGGTCCTGCTCTCACGCGGGCATCCGGTCAAAACCATCAGCCGCATGCTGAGCATTTCCGAGGCGACAACAAAGGCGCATATCAACGCGCTGTATCGTCGGCTGGAAGTACGCAGCCGTACCGAGGCCGTCTTTGTTGCCACGCAGCGCGGCGCCATGCTGCTGAATCAGCCGAACATCGGAGCGGAGACCGCTTCGACGCCCGCCCCGCCGCTGCGCCTGGCCCGCACGGGCTGA